In a genomic window of Spodoptera frugiperda isolate SF20-4 chromosome 18, AGI-APGP_CSIRO_Sfru_2.0, whole genome shotgun sequence:
- the LOC118278073 gene encoding chymotrypsinogen A-like, producing MLPQIFLLLLTIATQTNAERVITTLKYSTFRVAPKVVHGNPVLKGQVPYLVSIKESSMNITRAKKLWVNLCGGSIIRKTHVLTAAHCFEDKNFYYAKNFYLLRVVAGNLRNDLIDTGHTSTSQKAQWRKITKVVLHDRFNFPINDIALVFVDTPFVYSETVNYIIPARKLTDYPKTCIAAGFGQTGKKGSEMSRELLWADIAVLTRQQCNTWWEMEMNDFICTNSQASDVGAGDSGGPLACYGTQDPREQKGRDLLVGVVSGKNYDKTTLFTRVSAFDHWVQNAAPPTSTARTCEPTKIVLILAIILSCMRLLIIFYEDR from the exons ATGTTACCTCAAATATTTCTGTTACTGTTGACAATAGCCACACAGACCAACGCGGAGCGCGTCATCACCACGCTTAAATATTCTACATTTCGTGTGGCTCCTAAAGTGGTCCATGGGAACCCGGTGCTGAAGGGCCAGGTACCATACCTAGTCTCCATAAAGGAGTCTTCTATGAACATCACCCGCGCGAAGAAGTTATGGGTCAACCTTTGTGGGGGAAGCATCATCAGGAAGACACACGTGCTGACAGCTGCGCACTGCTTCGAAGACAAGAATTTTTACTACgctaaaaacttttatttgttGCGAGTCGTGGCGGGGAATCTGCGCAACGATTTGATTGATACAG GTCACACGTCTACATCACAAAAAGCTCAATGGCGGAAAATAACCAAGGTGGTGTTACATGATCGCTTCAATTTTCCCATAAACGACATTGCTCTGGTGTTCGTGGACACTCCGTTTGTGTACTCGGAGACAGTCAATTACATTATACCGGCGAGGAAGTTGACAGATTATCCTAAAACATGTATAGCAGCTGGTTTCGGGCAGACGGGGAAGAAGGGGTCTGAAATGTCGCGGGAACTGTTGTGGGCCGACATCGCAGTACTGACGAGGCAGCAGTGCAACACCTGGTGGGAGATGGAAATGAACGACTTCATCTGCACCAACTCCCAGGCTTCAGACGTAGGGGCTGGCGACTCCGGAGGACCCCTAGCCTGCTACGGGACCCAAGACCCTAGGGAGCAAAAAGGCAGAGACCTCCTAGTAGGCGTCGTGAGCGGCAAAAACTACGACAAAACTACTCTCTTCACCAGAGTGTCTGCCTTCGACCATTGGGTGCAAAATGCAGCGCCGCCGACTAGTACCGCGCGTACTTGTGAACCTACAAAGATTGTTTTGATTTTGGCTATTATATTGTCTTGTATGcgtttattgattattttttatgaagataggtaa
- the LOC118278072 gene encoding chymotrypsinogen B-like produces the protein MRVYVVFAFLVQNVICEYDRRVITTLKYSKYSTTPAVVNGKPAVEGQFPFLVSLKEPVQKMEPDKIVWKNLCGGSIIDHKRVLTAAHCFENNEFYYARHPEALRVVAGAMSTDLIHSGKTETNKETQWRSLAQVLIHEHFSFPAHDIAIVVVNEPWVFNENVNYIKLATKVTDYAEQCVSAGYGRVGHRLKDTISPILLTAKISTMPRWRCSLVWEMNMNSFICTDSAIADVARGDSGGPLMCYHTGDPNEVNDEGLLAGVVSGKNFDKTTLYTRVSAYHPWIDRGYSGAADLSPVFVTILCLPIIPVVVIYLLFYCNISLNHCPSLVDCLIRLDLDQFYW, from the coding sequence ATGCGTGTCTACGTAGTGTTCGCGTTTCTCGTTCAAAATGTTATTTGTGAATATGACAGGCGAGTTATAACGACTCTAAAGTACTCGAAGTACAGCACGACACCAGCTGTCGTCAATGGGAAACCTGCTGTGGAAGGCCAGTTCCCTTTCTTGGTCTCTCTAAAGGAACCAGTGCAGAAAATGGAGCCGGACAAAATTGTGTGGAAAAACCTTTGTGGCGGGAGCATAATTGACCATAAAAGAGTCCTGACAGCAGCccattgttttgaaaataacgAGTTTTACTACGCGAGACACCCGGAGGCGCTCCGTGTTGTGGCCGGGGCCATGAGCACGGACCTTATACACAGCGGCAAGACTGAAACCAATAAAGAAACTCAATGGAGAAGCTTAGCACAAGTTCTGATACATGAACATTTCAGTTTCCCAGCACATGACATCGCGATCGTCGTGGTCAATGAGCCGTGGGTCTTCAACGAAAATGTCAACTACATAAAGTTGGCGACGAAAGTGACGGATTATGCAGAGCAGTGTGTGTCCGCTGGGTACGGCAGGGTCGGGCATCGGTTGAAAGACACCATCTCTCCAATTTTGCTGACGGCGAAAATAAGTACGATGCCGAGATGGCGATGCTCGTTAGTGTGGGAGATGAATATGAATTCGTTCATTTGTACGGACTCGGCGATAGCTGATGTGGCTAGGGGTGACTCTGGTGGTCCCTTGATGTGCTACCACACCGGTGACCCCAATGAGGTGAACGATGAGGGTCTGCTGGCCGGTGTGGTGAGCGGCAAGAACTTCGACAAGACCACGTTGTACACGCGCGTCTCTGCCTACCACCCGTGGATAGATCGCGGCTACTCCGGTGCTGCTGATCTGTCGCCTGTGTTTGTGACAATATTGTGTTTGCCTATTATACCTGTCGTTGTAAtatatcttttgttttactGTAATATTTCCTTAAACCACTGTCCATCGTTGGTTGACTGCCTTATACGACTAGACTTAGACCAGTTCTATTGGTAA
- the LOC118278106 gene encoding src substrate cortactin isoform X2, translating to MWKAATDVAPPAMPEADDWETDPDFVNDVTEHEQRWGPGGRNVEAIDMAKLREEVLEADSQIKKKQYEAGPKPSFGYGGKFGVQEDRMDKSAVGHDYVGKTEKHVSQKDYAQGFGGKYGVQADRMDKSAVGHDYVAKVEKHVSQTDYAQGFGGKYGVQTDRVDKSAAGWEHKEQIEKHSSQKDYSHGFGGKFGVQADRKDASAVGWDHREDSQHHQSQKDYAIGFGGKYGVQTDRQDASAVGWDHQEKTQAHASQVDHKKGFGGKFGVETDRVDKSAHRFDEVEKVGTNYTKQKPDIGAAKPSSLRAKFENMAKEKEQEALQSVQRIRQQREAMDKDLSQKEKVRLDKEKADEPEPETEPAPPAKVPGKLANRQPVLPTASPEVVEPPSPTVQKAMPEAPASVASVAAPTSAEVTTPTDKQPNLPDVTLVGEPKEDKEEMSRQPTIVVSPVGWESEMAGEGELEAEDEDGYTARALYDYQAAAPDEISFDPDDIITNIVMIDEGWWQGLCKGAYGLFPANYVQLQDK from the exons ATGTGGAAAGCGGCAACAGACGTCGCTCCCCCAGCGATGCCTGAGGCCGATGACTGGGAGACAGATCCTGATTTTGTGAACGATGTCACAGAACATGAACAACGATGGGGACCGGGAGGACGAAATGTGGAGGCTATTGA CATGGCGAAGCTGAGAGAGGAGGTGTTGGAAGCTGACTCTCAGATAAAGAAGAAGCAGTATGAGGCTGGACCCAAACCCTCTTTCGG TTACGGAGGTAAATTCGGCGTACAAGAGGACCGCATGGACAAGTCCGCGGTCGGACACGACTATGTCGGCAAGACTGAGAAACATGTCTCGCAGAAGGATTATGCTCAAG GTTTCGGCGGTAAATACGGCGTGCAAGCGGACCGCATGGACAAGTCGGCGGTGGGGCACGACTACGTGGCCAAGGTGGAGAAGCACGTCTCCCAGACCGACTACGCGCAGGGCTTCGGGGGCAAGTACGGGGTGCAGACTGACAGGGTGGATAAG AGCGCAGCAGGTTGGGAGCACAAAGAGCAGATAGAGAAGCACTCCTCCCAGAAGGACTACTCGCACGGCTTCGGAGGGAAGTTCGGGGTCCAAGCCGACAGGAAGGACGCCTCCGCTGTAGGCTGGGATCACAGAGAGGACTCGCAGCACCATCAGTCACAGAAAG ACTACGCGATCGGTTTCGGAGGTAAGTACGGCGTGCAGACGGACAGACAGGACGCGTCCGCCGTGGGCTGGGACCACCAGGAGAAGACGCAGGCACACGCTAGTCAAGTCGATCACAAGAAG GGTTTCGGTGGTAAATTCGGAGTGGAGACTGACAGAGTGGATAAGTCAGCTCACCGGTTCGATGAGGTGGAGAAGGTCGGCACCAACTATACCAAGCAGAAGCCGGACATCGGCGCCGCCAAGCCATCCTCGCTGAGGGCCAAGTTTGAAAATATGGCCAAGGAAAAGGAACAG GAAGCGCTACAATCGGTACAGAGGATAAGGCAACAAAGAGAGGCTATGGATAAAGACTTATCGCAGaag GAAAAGGTCCGGCTAGACAAAGAAAAGGCAGACGAGCCCGAGCCGGAGACAGAACCCGCGCCCCCCGCCAAGGTGCCAGGCAAGCTCGCCAACAGACAACCTGTACTACCGACTGCGTCGCCCGAGGTTGTCGAGCCTCCCTCGCCTACTGTGCAAAAG gCTATGCCTGAGGCACCGGCTAGTGTAGCTAGTGTAGCTGCGCCTACGTCGGCGGAAGTGACGACACCTACTGACAAACAGCCGAACTTGCCGGATGTGACGCTTGTAGGGGAACCTAAGGAGGACAAGGAAGAg ATGAGTCGCCAACCAACAATAGTGGTGTCCCCGGTGGGGTGGGAGAGTGAGATGGCGGGGGAGGGCGAGTTGGAGGCGGAGGACGAGGACGGGTACACGGCGCGCGCGCTCTACGACTACCAGGCCGCCGCGCCCGACGAGATCTCCTTCGACCCCGATGATATTATCACTAATATTGTTATG ATTGACGAGGGCTGGTGGCAAGGCCTGTGCAAGGGCGCGTACGGCCTGTTCCCGGCGAACTACGTGCAACTGCAAGACAAGTGA
- the LOC118278106 gene encoding src substrate cortactin isoform X1, with translation MMWKAATDVAPPAMPEADDWETDPDFVNDVTEHEQRWGPGGRNVEAIDMAKLREEVLEADSQIKKKQYEAGPKPSFGYGGKFGVQEDRMDKSAVGHDYVGKTEKHVSQKDYAQGFGGKYGVQADRMDKSAVGHDYVAKVEKHVSQTDYAQGFGGKYGVQTDRVDKSAAGWEHKEQIEKHSSQKDYSHGFGGKFGVQADRKDASAVGWDHREDSQHHQSQKDYAIGFGGKYGVQTDRQDASAVGWDHQEKTQAHASQVDHKKGFGGKFGVETDRVDKSAHRFDEVEKVGTNYTKQKPDIGAAKPSSLRAKFENMAKEKEQEALQSVQRIRQQREAMDKDLSQKEKVRLDKEKADEPEPETEPAPPAKVPGKLANRQPVLPTASPEVVEPPSPTVQKAMPEAPASVASVAAPTSAEVTTPTDKQPNLPDVTLVGEPKEDKEEMSRQPTIVVSPVGWESEMAGEGELEAEDEDGYTARALYDYQAAAPDEISFDPDDIITNIVMIDEGWWQGLCKGAYGLFPANYVQLQDK, from the exons ATG ATGTGGAAAGCGGCAACAGACGTCGCTCCCCCAGCGATGCCTGAGGCCGATGACTGGGAGACAGATCCTGATTTTGTGAACGATGTCACAGAACATGAACAACGATGGGGACCGGGAGGACGAAATGTGGAGGCTATTGA CATGGCGAAGCTGAGAGAGGAGGTGTTGGAAGCTGACTCTCAGATAAAGAAGAAGCAGTATGAGGCTGGACCCAAACCCTCTTTCGG TTACGGAGGTAAATTCGGCGTACAAGAGGACCGCATGGACAAGTCCGCGGTCGGACACGACTATGTCGGCAAGACTGAGAAACATGTCTCGCAGAAGGATTATGCTCAAG GTTTCGGCGGTAAATACGGCGTGCAAGCGGACCGCATGGACAAGTCGGCGGTGGGGCACGACTACGTGGCCAAGGTGGAGAAGCACGTCTCCCAGACCGACTACGCGCAGGGCTTCGGGGGCAAGTACGGGGTGCAGACTGACAGGGTGGATAAG AGCGCAGCAGGTTGGGAGCACAAAGAGCAGATAGAGAAGCACTCCTCCCAGAAGGACTACTCGCACGGCTTCGGAGGGAAGTTCGGGGTCCAAGCCGACAGGAAGGACGCCTCCGCTGTAGGCTGGGATCACAGAGAGGACTCGCAGCACCATCAGTCACAGAAAG ACTACGCGATCGGTTTCGGAGGTAAGTACGGCGTGCAGACGGACAGACAGGACGCGTCCGCCGTGGGCTGGGACCACCAGGAGAAGACGCAGGCACACGCTAGTCAAGTCGATCACAAGAAG GGTTTCGGTGGTAAATTCGGAGTGGAGACTGACAGAGTGGATAAGTCAGCTCACCGGTTCGATGAGGTGGAGAAGGTCGGCACCAACTATACCAAGCAGAAGCCGGACATCGGCGCCGCCAAGCCATCCTCGCTGAGGGCCAAGTTTGAAAATATGGCCAAGGAAAAGGAACAG GAAGCGCTACAATCGGTACAGAGGATAAGGCAACAAAGAGAGGCTATGGATAAAGACTTATCGCAGaag GAAAAGGTCCGGCTAGACAAAGAAAAGGCAGACGAGCCCGAGCCGGAGACAGAACCCGCGCCCCCCGCCAAGGTGCCAGGCAAGCTCGCCAACAGACAACCTGTACTACCGACTGCGTCGCCCGAGGTTGTCGAGCCTCCCTCGCCTACTGTGCAAAAG gCTATGCCTGAGGCACCGGCTAGTGTAGCTAGTGTAGCTGCGCCTACGTCGGCGGAAGTGACGACACCTACTGACAAACAGCCGAACTTGCCGGATGTGACGCTTGTAGGGGAACCTAAGGAGGACAAGGAAGAg ATGAGTCGCCAACCAACAATAGTGGTGTCCCCGGTGGGGTGGGAGAGTGAGATGGCGGGGGAGGGCGAGTTGGAGGCGGAGGACGAGGACGGGTACACGGCGCGCGCGCTCTACGACTACCAGGCCGCCGCGCCCGACGAGATCTCCTTCGACCCCGATGATATTATCACTAATATTGTTATG ATTGACGAGGGCTGGTGGCAAGGCCTGTGCAAGGGCGCGTACGGCCTGTTCCCGGCGAACTACGTGCAACTGCAAGACAAGTGA